Proteins encoded within one genomic window of uncultured Sphingopyxis sp.:
- a CDS encoding HlyD family secretion protein, translating into MSEEPKATPDAEAHEPQIDPPPSSWRPPAKSRTAVIVIVAAALAAILAILYAWKLPPFAGWAEKTDNAYVRGRVTIISPQVSGYVTRVLVQDFAEVKAGQTLATIDDRIYRARVAQAEANVAAQQAALANSAQAQRSREVATDSQNAGIANAQAQLARAEADMRRARTLVADGSISTREFDQTRAALLAAQASLQQARASRAIGTQDVRTVVVGRAGLEAAVASAKAQLRLAQIDLDNTVIRAPADGQLSEIGVRQGAYVTAGTQLLSVVPHNVWVIANFKEAQTSDMAVGQPARFSVDALGGAELTGRIENLSPAAGSEFAVLKADNATGNFVKVAQRIAVRIAIDNGQPLAKRLRPGMSVEVRVDTSGGSRR; encoded by the coding sequence CGCCCGCCAAGTCGCGCACGGCCGTGATCGTCATCGTCGCGGCGGCGCTCGCCGCGATCCTCGCGATCCTTTACGCCTGGAAGCTGCCGCCCTTCGCCGGCTGGGCGGAAAAGACCGACAATGCCTATGTGCGCGGGCGGGTGACGATCATCAGCCCGCAGGTCAGCGGCTATGTCACCCGCGTCCTTGTCCAGGATTTCGCCGAGGTGAAGGCGGGACAGACACTCGCGACGATCGACGACCGCATTTATCGCGCGCGCGTCGCGCAGGCCGAAGCGAATGTCGCGGCGCAGCAGGCCGCGCTCGCCAATTCGGCGCAGGCGCAGCGGTCGCGCGAGGTCGCCACCGATAGCCAGAATGCGGGCATCGCCAACGCGCAAGCCCAGCTCGCCCGGGCCGAGGCCGACATGCGCCGCGCGCGCACGCTCGTCGCCGACGGCTCGATCTCGACCCGCGAGTTCGACCAGACGCGCGCCGCGTTGCTCGCGGCGCAGGCCTCGCTGCAACAGGCGCGCGCCAGTCGCGCGATCGGGACGCAGGACGTGCGGACCGTCGTCGTCGGCCGCGCCGGGCTCGAAGCCGCCGTCGCCTCGGCGAAGGCGCAGCTTCGCCTCGCGCAGATCGACCTCGACAATACGGTCATCCGCGCGCCGGCCGACGGCCAGCTTTCCGAAATCGGCGTCCGCCAGGGTGCTTATGTCACCGCGGGCACGCAATTGCTGTCGGTCGTGCCGCACAATGTCTGGGTGATCGCCAATTTCAAGGAGGCCCAGACGAGCGATATGGCGGTCGGCCAGCCGGCGCGGTTCAGCGTCGACGCGCTCGGCGGCGCCGAACTCACCGGGCGGATCGAGAATCTGTCGCCGGCGGCGGGGTCCGAATTCGCGGTGCTGAAAGCCGACAATGCGACCGGCAATTTCGTCAAGGTCGCGCAGCGCATCGCGGTGCGGATCGCCATCGACAACGGGCAGCCGCTGGCGAAACGCTTGCGGCCGGGCATGTCGGTCGAGGTACGCGTCGACACCAGCGGCGGATCGCGGCGGTGA
- a CDS encoding efflux transporter outer membrane subunit has product MRIAPFAIAVLAGTLTACAGPNVALTEVAPVAPPAAWRTEAGGAAPLQDGWWQSFGDPALAALVEKALAHNSDVGIAAARVREARANVALARAQTLPAIDATLGAGRSRSVNAFGQPAEQSFAQPQVQIAYEVDLFGRLADQRSAARDAFFASEAARDAVRLSVAAAVANNYVVLRSLDARLAVARETVRARSESLRITKSRVGSGYSPKLELQQAQAEYDATAQIVPQLELGIARTEDALSLLVGETPRAIDRGVPLDRLTVPAIPGGLPSELLRRRPDVAQAEYQLAASDKNLAAARKRFLPQVRLTSAAGAAFSTLLGDPITIWSVGGSILAPIFQGGRLTAQADAAGAQRDQAAFAYRRAALTAFREVEDALAAVRRIDEQLLFAQSQRDALAEGLRLATNRYREGYSPYLEQLDAQRGLLGAELSLVQLRADALTARVQLFQAMGGGWAPCGAPDAPCAPEI; this is encoded by the coding sequence GTGAGGATAGCGCCCTTCGCGATCGCCGTGCTGGCAGGCACGCTGACCGCCTGCGCCGGGCCGAATGTCGCGCTCACCGAGGTCGCGCCCGTCGCGCCGCCCGCCGCGTGGCGAACCGAAGCGGGCGGCGCCGCGCCGCTGCAAGACGGCTGGTGGCAATCGTTCGGCGACCCGGCGCTGGCGGCGCTGGTGGAAAAGGCGCTCGCCCATAACAGCGACGTCGGCATCGCCGCGGCGCGCGTGCGCGAGGCGCGCGCCAATGTCGCGCTGGCGCGGGCGCAGACCCTGCCCGCGATCGACGCGACGCTCGGCGCCGGACGGTCGCGATCGGTGAACGCCTTCGGCCAGCCGGCCGAACAGAGCTTCGCCCAGCCGCAAGTCCAGATCGCCTATGAGGTCGACCTGTTCGGCCGCCTCGCCGACCAGCGATCGGCCGCGCGCGACGCCTTTTTCGCGAGCGAAGCGGCGCGCGACGCGGTGCGGCTGTCGGTCGCTGCGGCGGTGGCGAACAATTATGTCGTGCTGCGCAGCCTCGACGCGCGGCTCGCGGTCGCGCGCGAAACGGTGCGCGCGCGTTCCGAATCGTTGCGGATCACGAAATCGCGCGTCGGATCGGGCTATTCGCCCAAGCTCGAACTTCAACAGGCGCAGGCCGAATATGACGCGACCGCGCAGATCGTCCCGCAGCTCGAGCTCGGAATCGCGCGCACCGAAGATGCGTTGAGCCTGCTCGTCGGTGAGACGCCGCGCGCGATCGATCGCGGTGTTCCCCTCGATCGCCTGACCGTGCCCGCGATCCCCGGCGGCCTGCCCTCCGAACTGTTGCGCCGCCGGCCCGATGTCGCGCAGGCCGAATATCAGCTCGCGGCGTCGGACAAGAATCTCGCGGCAGCGCGCAAACGTTTCCTCCCGCAAGTGCGTCTCACCTCGGCGGCGGGTGCGGCCTTTTCGACGCTGCTCGGCGATCCGATCACCATCTGGTCGGTCGGCGGCAGCATCCTCGCACCCATCTTCCAGGGTGGCCGCCTGACCGCGCAGGCCGATGCGGCAGGGGCGCAGCGGGACCAGGCGGCTTTCGCCTATCGCCGCGCCGCGCTCACCGCGTTCCGCGAGGTCGAAGATGCGCTCGCGGCGGTCAGGCGGATCGACGAGCAGCTATTGTTCGCGCAGTCGCAGCGCGACGCGCTCGCCGAAGGGCTGCGCCTCGCGACCAACCGCTACCGCGAAGGCTATTCGCCCTATCTCGAACAGCTCGACGCGCAGCGCGGGCTGCTCGGCGCCGAATTGTCGCTGGTCCAGCTGCGCGCCGACGCGCTCACCGCACGCGTCCAGCTGTTTCAGGCGATGGGCGGCGGGTGGGCGCCCTGCGGAGCGCCCGACGCGCCCTGCGCCCCCGAAATCTAG
- a CDS encoding cation transporter yields MADQCCAGKSGKTALNDPKWRRILWLALLINAVMFGVEIVAGVAADSRALQADALDFLGDSANYAISLGVAGMALAWRARAALLKAATMLAFGLWVFGAAVWGFVAGSAPHAETMGAIGALALAANVAVALMLYRYRTGDANMRSVWICSRNDAIGNLAVMGAALGVFGTGRSWPDLAVAAIMAGLAIWGSLEVFRQARVELAAEI; encoded by the coding sequence ATGGCCGATCAATGCTGTGCCGGCAAAAGCGGCAAGACCGCGCTCAATGACCCCAAGTGGCGGCGAATCCTGTGGTTAGCGCTGCTGATCAACGCCGTGATGTTCGGCGTCGAGATCGTCGCGGGCGTCGCGGCGGACTCACGCGCGCTGCAGGCCGACGCGCTCGATTTCCTGGGCGACAGCGCCAATTATGCGATCAGCCTCGGCGTCGCGGGCATGGCGCTCGCATGGCGTGCGCGCGCCGCCTTGCTGAAGGCGGCGACGATGCTGGCCTTCGGGCTTTGGGTGTTCGGGGCGGCGGTGTGGGGCTTCGTCGCCGGATCGGCGCCGCATGCCGAGACGATGGGGGCGATCGGCGCGCTCGCGCTCGCCGCCAATGTCGCGGTCGCGCTGATGCTCTATCGCTACCGGACGGGGGACGCGAACATGCGTTCGGTGTGGATCTGCTCGCGTAACGACGCGATCGGCAACCTCGCGGTGATGGGCGCGGCGCTGGGTGTGTTCGGCACGGGGCGCAGCTGGCCCGACCTCGCCGTCGCGGCGATCATGGCGGGGCTCGCGATATGGGGCAGCCTCGAGGTGTTCCGGCAGGCGCGGGTCGAACTTGCGGCCGAAATCTAA
- a CDS encoding helix-turn-helix domain-containing protein produces MKIGELSRATGTNIETIRYYERIGLLPAPARTAANYRSYGEAHRSRLSFVRHSRELGFTIEEIRSLLDLSDDPTRDCGEADRIATAHLKQVEAKITQLTLLRDELTRIVGRCRGGAAADCRVIEALGDHSRCESPH; encoded by the coding sequence ATGAAGATCGGCGAGCTGTCGCGTGCCACCGGCACGAATATCGAAACCATCCGCTATTATGAGCGCATCGGCCTGCTCCCCGCGCCGGCGCGCACCGCGGCCAATTATCGCAGCTATGGCGAGGCGCACCGGTCGCGGCTGAGCTTCGTGCGCCATTCACGCGAACTGGGCTTCACGATCGAGGAGATCCGCTCGCTGCTCGACCTGTCGGACGATCCGACGCGCGACTGCGGCGAGGCCGACCGGATCGCGACCGCGCATCTGAAGCAGGTCGAGGCGAAGATCACGCAGCTCACCCTGCTCCGCGACGAGCTCACGCGCATCGTCGGGCGCTGCCGCGGCGGAGCCGCCGCCGATTGCCGCGTCATCGAGGCGCTCGGCGATCACAGCCGCTGCGAAAGCCCGCACTGA
- a CDS encoding BON domain-containing protein encodes MERQTNRDRGSRDETGDRETQSGPLYDWETSRSDDGGYAYGGYPEAGFGPRETRRYGDHDRGGRERTERSHYSADRPRDYAGNDWNRTYGARRYWDDDQRHRDREEDRYRAARDRRDEYERQSAWTYMGYADPYGWPTYIPYGAADFGRSTYGPAGTPPRGRHERGFFERAGDELLSWFGDEEAQRRRERDHRGRGPADYVRSDDRIREDVNDRLTEDYWIDASRIGVSVADGEVTLDGHVDSKRAKRRAEDLADDVTGVKHVQNNLRVDSASFAPQGS; translated from the coding sequence GTGGAAAGGCAGACGAACAGAGATCGCGGCAGCCGCGACGAAACCGGCGATCGCGAGACGCAGTCGGGACCGCTCTATGATTGGGAAACGAGCCGCAGCGACGACGGCGGCTATGCCTATGGCGGCTATCCCGAAGCCGGATTCGGCCCGCGCGAGACACGGCGTTATGGCGACCATGACCGCGGCGGGCGCGAGCGCACCGAACGAAGCCATTACAGCGCCGACCGCCCGCGCGACTATGCCGGAAACGACTGGAATCGCACCTATGGCGCGCGGCGCTATTGGGACGACGATCAGCGCCATCGCGACCGTGAAGAGGATCGCTATCGCGCCGCCCGCGACCGGCGCGACGAATATGAGCGCCAGTCGGCCTGGACCTATATGGGATATGCCGACCCCTATGGCTGGCCGACCTATATCCCCTATGGCGCCGCCGATTTCGGCCGATCGACCTATGGCCCCGCCGGCACTCCGCCGCGCGGGCGCCACGAGCGCGGCTTTTTCGAGCGCGCGGGCGACGAGCTGCTGTCGTGGTTCGGCGACGAGGAAGCGCAACGCCGCCGCGAGCGCGACCATCGCGGACGCGGCCCCGCCGACTATGTCCGCTCGGACGACCGCATCCGCGAGGATGTGAACGACCGGCTGACCGAGGATTATTGGATCGACGCCTCGCGCATCGGCGTCAGCGTGGCGGACGGCGAAGTCACGCTCGACGGCCATGTCGACAGCAAGCGCGCCAAGCGCCGCGCCGAGGATCTGGCCGACGATGTGACGGGCGTGAAGCATGTGCAGAACAATCTGCGCGTCGACAGCGCGTCCTTCGCGCCGCAGGGCAGCTGA
- the mscL gene encoding large conductance mechanosensitive channel protein MscL, producing the protein MLNEFREFIARGNVIDLAVGVIIGGAFATITGSLTEDLIMPLVGWIFGGVDFSSQFILLGSVPDGIAATDYAALKKAGVAMIGYGAFITAVINFLILAWIIFLLVRMVNRVIRKGPDAPAGPTEVDLLTEIRDELKRK; encoded by the coding sequence ATGCTGAATGAGTTCAGGGAATTTATCGCCCGCGGCAATGTCATCGACCTCGCGGTCGGCGTCATCATCGGCGGCGCGTTCGCGACGATCACCGGCTCGCTGACCGAGGATCTGATCATGCCGCTGGTCGGCTGGATTTTCGGCGGAGTCGATTTCTCGAGCCAGTTCATCCTGCTCGGCAGCGTTCCCGACGGCATCGCTGCGACCGACTATGCCGCGCTTAAAAAGGCCGGGGTGGCGATGATCGGCTATGGCGCCTTCATCACCGCGGTGATCAACTTCCTGATTCTGGCCTGGATCATCTTCCTGCTGGTCAGGATGGTGAACCGCGTGATCCGCAAGGGCCCCGACGCGCCTGCGGGGCCGACCGAAGTCGACCTGCTCACGGAAATCCGCGACGAGCTGAAAAGGAAGTAG
- a CDS encoding LemA family protein, which translates to MTMTYRNARWLILPVAAMSLSACGINSVPTKEEAAKAKWANVEAAYQRRADLIPNLVETAKGAANIEQSTLEGVIQARASATQVKLSTDDLNDPAKVQAFQQAQGNVSGALGRLLVTVEQYPDLKSQARFADLMTQLEGTENRINVSVQDYNAAVQDYNTTIRTFPDIIGAKIVHGAEPMTPYRAVTPNANQAPKVDFGQ; encoded by the coding sequence ATGACCATGACCTATCGTAACGCCCGCTGGTTGATCCTGCCCGTCGCCGCGATGAGCCTGTCCGCCTGCGGCATCAACAGCGTCCCGACCAAGGAAGAAGCGGCCAAGGCCAAATGGGCGAATGTCGAGGCGGCCTATCAGCGGCGCGCCGACCTGATCCCCAACCTCGTCGAAACCGCGAAGGGCGCCGCCAATATCGAGCAATCGACGCTCGAAGGCGTCATCCAGGCGCGCGCGTCGGCGACGCAGGTGAAGCTCAGCACCGACGATCTGAACGACCCCGCAAAGGTTCAGGCGTTCCAGCAGGCGCAGGGCAATGTGTCGGGCGCGCTCGGCCGCCTGCTCGTCACCGTCGAGCAATATCCCGACCTCAAGAGCCAGGCGCGCTTCGCCGACCTGATGACCCAGCTCGAGGGCACCGAGAACCGCATCAACGTGTCGGTGCAGGATTATAACGCCGCGGTGCAGGACTATAATACGACGATCCGCACCTTCCCCGACATCATCGGCGCCAAGATCGTCCATGGCGCAGAGCCGATGACGCCATACCGCGCGGTGACGCCCAACGCCAATCAGGCGCCGAAGGTCGATTTCGGGCAATAA
- a CDS encoding TPM domain-containing protein — MGRTVLAAPLAILLVASGCTAAPEPATAKETAACDGVPRMMLAGRVTDAADILTGEEEARLSDRLARYETRTKHQMVVATTPSLHSARVDNFGTCLGSRWAIGRKHHDDGIVILVAPNERQMRIATGTGMEKILTDDKALAVIREMTPQFEQGDYAGGLATGIDAIAAQTGDPE, encoded by the coding sequence GTGGGCCGCACCGTTCTTGCCGCTCCACTCGCGATCCTGCTGGTCGCGAGCGGATGCACGGCCGCGCCGGAGCCAGCCACCGCGAAGGAAACAGCCGCCTGCGACGGCGTTCCCCGGATGATGCTTGCTGGCCGCGTAACGGACGCGGCGGACATATTGACCGGCGAGGAAGAGGCGCGCTTGTCCGATCGTCTGGCCCGGTATGAAACGCGAACGAAACACCAGATGGTCGTCGCGACGACGCCGAGCCTGCACAGCGCACGGGTCGATAATTTCGGAACCTGCCTTGGCAGTCGTTGGGCGATCGGCCGGAAGCACCATGACGACGGCATCGTCATTCTCGTCGCTCCGAACGAGCGGCAGATGCGGATCGCGACCGGCACCGGCATGGAAAAGATATTGACCGACGACAAGGCGCTCGCCGTGATCCGTGAAATGACGCCGCAGTTCGAGCAGGGCGACTATGCGGGAGGTCTTGCGACCGGAATCGACGCCATCGCCGCGCAAACGGGAGACCCCGAATGA
- a CDS encoding TPM domain-containing protein, whose protein sequence is MRSLLLGWALGLSLLAAPATAQSFPKLAGNPVVDQADIIPAAEEAALNTQLLELQQKTGHQLVVATVSDLEGHDVSDYGYRLGREWQIGDKEKDDGVVFLIAPNERRMNISVGYGLEPVLTDALSGRIIRDVVTPKFKANDYPGGIQDGVDAIAEQIQLTPEEAAARAAAADKAERDRADDGDFGGLFFIGFIILIFFVIPWLSSRSRRGRKRRKGGPWGAAPIIIWGDDDDWGNWGGGGGGSSWGGGGGFGGGGFGGFSGGGGSFGGGGASGGW, encoded by the coding sequence ATGAGGTCGCTTCTGCTCGGCTGGGCGCTGGGCCTTTCGCTGCTTGCCGCACCCGCGACCGCGCAGAGCTTCCCCAAGCTCGCGGGCAATCCGGTCGTCGATCAGGCCGACATCATCCCCGCGGCCGAGGAAGCCGCGCTCAATACGCAGCTTCTGGAACTCCAGCAGAAGACCGGACACCAGCTCGTCGTCGCCACGGTCAGCGACCTCGAAGGCCATGATGTTTCGGATTATGGCTACCGGCTCGGCCGCGAGTGGCAGATCGGCGACAAGGAGAAGGATGATGGGGTCGTCTTCCTGATCGCGCCGAACGAGCGGCGGATGAACATCTCGGTCGGCTATGGTCTCGAACCCGTCCTCACCGACGCCTTGTCGGGCCGGATCATCCGCGATGTCGTGACGCCGAAGTTCAAGGCGAATGATTATCCCGGTGGCATTCAGGACGGCGTCGACGCGATCGCCGAGCAGATCCAGCTGACGCCCGAGGAGGCCGCGGCGCGCGCCGCCGCCGCCGACAAGGCCGAACGCGACCGCGCCGACGACGGCGATTTCGGCGGCCTCTTCTTCATCGGCTTCATCATCCTGATCTTCTTCGTCATCCCCTGGCTGTCGAGCCGCTCGCGGCGCGGCCGCAAGCGGCGCAAGGGCGGGCCATGGGGCGCCGCGCCGATCATCATCTGGGGCGACGACGATGACTGGGGCAATTGGGGCGGCGGTGGCGGCGGGTCGTCGTGGGGCGGAGGCGGCGGCTTCGGGGGCGGCGGCTTCGGCGGTTTCTCGGGCGGCGGCGGCAGCTTCGGCGGCGGCGGCGCCTCGGGCGGCTGGTAA